The genomic segment CTAGAAGAGATCCAAGCGAGGGCAAGGCAGAAGTCACATCAAAGGCACCCACAGGCAAGACCCTAGCAAGTTTTTTGAATAAGTTGATGAACTGAGAGGATAAAAATCAAGACTTGAGAATAACCAAgacagtctcttaaaaaaaaaaaaaaaaaggagaacttACACTATCAGATCTCAGGACTTGCTGCAAAGCTGCAGTCCTTAAGCACTGTGGCCCTGGAGTGAGAACTGAGCAGtaggccgggcaccatggctcacgcctgtcatcccaacactttgggaggccaaggcaggtggatcacctgaggtcaggagtttgacactagcctgtccaacatagtgaaaccttgtctctattagaaataccaaaacattagctgggcatggtggcaggcacctgtaatcccagctactggggaggctgaggcaggagaatcacttgaatcttagaggtggaggctgcaatgagccaagattgcaccactgcactccagcctgggcaacaagaatgaaactccatctcaaaaaaaaaaaaaaaaaaaaaaacctgaccaGTAGACCAACACAAATATAGTCACTTGACTTTCAGGATAGGTGCTCACAGTTCAATGacaggggcgggggcgggggagggtCCTTGGAAATAATGGTTCTGGATCTTGACTTCCACATCACTCCATACACAGAAATCAATTTGAGATGGATAATAGGAATTAAATTTGAAAGCTAAAATAATAACGTTTCTAGAAGAATGCAGAGGAGAATATTTTCATGACCTTgaagtaagcaaaaaaaaaagtcctaggaCAAAAAGCACTAATCTTGACAGGAAAAGGTGATGAATTGGAAAACAGTAAGAGGGGCCCTTGCATAGCCACGAAGGCAAGGGAGCTGCTTCCACTGAGGACTGGGAAACTGCCAGGCTTGCAGGAAGCCCCGCCCCAGAGCTATGGAGCTGAACTGAAGAGTTCTCCAGAGAAGGGCCGAGCAACAGAAATATCACCTGCTGATGTGGAGACTGTTCCTGAAGTGCTCCCAGAAACAGCTGGAGCTGAAGGCTGAAGACTGCCAGGAAAACTCCCAGAGGCTGAAGAAGCTGCTGAGACACTCCCAGAGACAGTGGGAGACTTCCAGAGAGAGTGGGGACAGTTGCAGAAATAGTGGGGAGACCtgcagagacagagggaagatTTCCAGAGACAGTGGGGAGACTTCTGGAAATAACGGGGACAGTCACAGAAACAGTGGGGAAACCTCCAGAGACAATGGGAAGACTTATAGAGACAGTGGGGAGAGctccagagacagaggggagagctccagagacagtggggagagctccagagacagaggggagagctccagagacagtggggagagctccagagacagtggggagagctccagagacagaggggagagctccagagacagaggggagagctccagagacagaggggagagctccagagacagtggggagagctccagagacagaggggagagctccagagacagaggggagcgctccagagacagaggggagcgctccagagacagaggggagagctccagagacagcggggagagctccagagacagaggggagCGCTCCAGAGACAGCGGGGAGACTTCCAGAGACAGCGGGGAGAACTCCAGAGACAGCGGGGAGAACTCCAGAGACAGAGGGGACCGctccagagacagaggggagagctccagagacagaggggagagcTCCAGAGACAGCGGGGAGAGCTCCAGAGACAGTGGGAAGAGCTCCAGAGACAGTGGGGAGAGctccagagacagaggggagagctccagagacagaagagagaactCCAGAGACAGTGGAGAGAGctccagagacagaggggagagctccagagacagaggggagaaCTCCAGAGACAGTGGAGAGAGctccagagacagaggggagagcTCCAGAGACAGTGGGGAGAActccagagacagaggggagCGCTCCAGAGACAGCGGGGAGACTTCCAGAGACAGCGGGGAGAACTCCAGAGACAGCGGGGAGAGctccagagacagaggggagCGCTCCAGAGACAGCGGGGAGACTTCCAGAGACAGCGGGGAGAACTCCAGAGACAGCGGGGAGAActccagagacagaggggagcgctccagagacagaggggagagctccagagacagaggggagagcTCCAGAGACAGCGGGGAGAGCTCCAGAGACAGTGGGAAGAGCTCCAGAGACAGTGGGGAGAGctccagagacagaggggagagctccagagacagaagagagaactCCAGAGACAGTGGAGAGAGctccagagacagaggggagagctccagagacagaggggagaaCTCCAGAGACAGTGGAGAGAGctccagagacagaggggagagctccagagacagaggggagaaCTCCAGAGACAGTGGAGAGAGCTCCAGAGACAATGGGGAGAGctccagagacagaggggagagctccagagacagaggggagagctccagagacagaggggagagctccagagacagtggggagagctccagagacagaggggagaaCTCCAGAGACAGTGGAGAGAGCTCCAGAGACAATGGGGAGAGctccagagacagaggggagagctccagagacagaggggagagctccagagacagaggggagagcTCCAGAGACAGTGGGGAGAGCTCCAGAGACAGTGGAGAGAGCTCCAGAGACAATGGGGAGAGctccagagacagaggggagagcTCCAGAGATAGTGGGGAGAGctccagagacagaggggagcgctccagagacagaggggagagctccagagacagaggggagaCTTCCAGAGACAGTGGGGAGAACTCCAGAGACAGTGGAGAGAGCTCCAGAGACAATGGGGAGAGctccagagacagaggggagagcTCCAGAGACAGTGGAGAGAGCTCCAGAGACAATGGGGAGAGctccagagacagaggggagagctccagagacagaggggagagcTCCAGAGACAGTGGAGAGAGCTCCAGAGATAATGGGGAGAGctccagagacagaggggagagctccagagacagaggggagagctccagagacagaggggagagcTCCAGAGACAGTGGGGAGAGCTCCAGAGACAGAGGGGGACCTGGGGATACCGTGTCAGAAGTCCCTAGTAGGGTCAGCTGAGCTGTTGGGAAAAAAATAAGCCACAGAACGGAGTTAGAAGGGTTGGCCATCCTCTTGGGTCCCAAGTCCATGTCCTCCCGCAAGATCCCGTCTGGGCCCCAGTGCTCACCGGATCTGGTCAAGGCCTGCAGGCTCAGAAGCAGCACCAGCACAGTGTCCACGGCCCCAGTCGAAGAGTGTTGGCCAGGCCCATCTCCCAGGCTCTCTTTTAAAGGCTCTGGGGACTATTATGAGTCTCAGGAGAGCCAGGTGTGCAGGGCCTCCATCAACACCAGAATCTCCATCCCCAGGGAGAGGTCACCAAGCTGTCCCAGGGGATTAACCTGTCCCAGCCTGATCCCAGGAAGCACCTGCAGGCTTCCCCACCTGGCCCTTGGGCTCTTCCCAGACTAGGGATCTGTCCCCCAGGTCTGAGTCAATCCACAGCCCAGACCCTCCCTTAAAAGGGAAGACCCAAGTATCCTATCCCAAGGTCATGTCTTGCTCCTAGAAGTACAACCTTTCGAAGTCGGGACATACGAGTCCCTCAGGGAAGCAGGATTTGGAAGCTGGGGTTGTAGGGAGACCATGAGGGTCTGGGACTGTGCGGCTGACCTTCTGGAAACCTAAGGGTAGGCTGAGAAGGTCAGTACCTGAGCCGTCTGTCACCTAGATTACTGCAACTCACAGAGCTTTCTGTTCCTTTgacagggaaggggaaaggggagacGAGGGGCACCAAGAAAGATACGTGTCATGTTTGGGGACAGTGCAGTATGGAAGGTCAGAACCTGGCTCTGGAGCCAGAGAGCCCTGAATCCCCGGAAGCTCAACATCAGGGCTGAGTCCACTGTGCTGGAATCCACCACGGCCGAGCTGTGTGCCCTCTGGCAAGTCACGAGGCCTAAGTCTTAATTTCTTCACctctaaaatctaaaatctacTTCACAGGTCCTTATGAACTATCAAGGAATAGTTTGTGATAAGcctagcacatgcctgtagaaaGTGTAACGGTGGGCTgagcacaggggctcatgcctgtaatcccagcactttgggaggccagggcaggtggatcacctgaggtcaggagttcaagaccagcctggccaacgtggtgaaactccatttctattaaaaatacaaaaattaaggccgggcgcggtggctcaagcctgtaatcccagcactttgggaggccgaggcgggtggatcacgaggtcaagagatcgagaccaacctggtcaacatggtgaaaccccgtctctactaaaaatactaaaaattagctgggcatggtggcgtgtgcctgtaatcccagctactcaggaggctgaggcaggagaattgcctgaacccaggaggcggaggttgcagtgagccgagatcgcgccattgcactccagcctgggcagcaagagcaaaactccgtctcaaaaaaaaaaaaaaaaaaaaaaaaatacaaaaattagccaggtgtggtggtgcatgcctatagtcctagctacttgggaggatgaggcaagagaatcgcttgaacctggaaggcagaggttgcagtgagccaagatcacaccgctgcactccagcctggaggacagagcgagaccctgtctcacgagaccctgtctcaaaaaaaagaagaagaagaagaaagtgtgGGGGTGCTCCTACTCTTCTCCAAGGAAGATCTCTGTGCATTCCCAAATTCTACCTCCTGCTCACTCCTCCTGCGCCTGCTCTTCTCCTCCATGCTGTCTTCCCACTAAGGTCTTCCTGTGCTCCTGTGCAGGTCCGGGAGTCACTGGCTGCCTTCACATTTACAGTGCAGACCAGGCCCTGTCTCTGTTTCCCGGTCTTGCTTTTggctctctccctgcctctgcccagcGCTCTCTGTGCTCAGTTCCACTGGCTTCGGGGAAGGTGGGGAGGCTGCATAGGGAAGGGGCAGATAGGAAGATGCAGGCCTCTTATGTGTTCCATCGAGTTTCGTGGCTGGTGTGTCCCTGTGTCTGGCATGAGGGATGGGTTCTAATCTCTCTGCTACTGGTTGACTGGGTGGCCTTAGCAGGTCACTTACCCTCTCTGTACCTTCCTTTCCTAGTTTATAAAGAGGGTCAGGACCTCCCTCTCTCCTGTGCTTGACTGTCCCAATGCTTGCCTGTGGGGGTCTCAGCCGGGAGTAGGTGGGCGTCCCTTTTCCGTGGGTGCACAGGGCAGGGGTGGAAGGATGTCTGATGAAACTCGTGTCTCCACCTGACAATCTAGGAGGCGTTAGAGCAAGTAAAACAGAATGTTCAGCAATGGAAGTTCCCATTACCAGATTTCTCATCCAGAAAGCCTGGGGGAGCAGTGTTCACAGTCCATTATAGACCCGACTCCTGTTCTACTCTTTCTCCCCTTTTCattactgcacttgactagtcttaaaattaaattaaattaaattaaaaagctgagGGAGCAGGAACACCTGGATTCGGGAAGCCACTTGGCTTAATCCACTTGGCTTAATCTCCATCCCCTCCCTTTTGGGCCCACATTCCTGAGCCCTTCGGTGtcaagaaagatgaaaattaacTGCAGTTAATAATTAATACCTAAAGAGCCTTGGGAGGCCCAAGCATGGGTGGGGCCCAGACACCAGCAGGAGGGACGCCTCCCTGGTCCCCGCTTCCCCTCTCGATTTCCCTCTCTGTGGGACCAACACTCCCTCAAACCTAGAGACACAAGGGAGGAGTGGGAGACAGAGTTGAGGAGAGGGGACCTCCCTCTGTTTTCCCCAAGAGCATAGTGAATGGtcctctcctgggtcctctcttgctgggaaaactggaaaatCCAGTTGGCCAGACTCcccctcccatttccccccagacACTTATGCTAAGGCTTGAGTGGGGTGTGGAAAGCAGGCCTGGTAAGGAGAGGCCACCAGGACTTCAGTGTCTCCTCCATCCCAGGAGCGCGGTGGCCACTATGGGGTCTGGGCTGCCCCTCGTCTTCCTCTTGACCCTCCTTGGTAGCTCACATGGAACAGGTAAGGGCTAGAGGGCAGGACTCCCGGGTCCCTGTGGCAAGAAGAGGCCAGAGAAAGGGAGTGGGACTCCAAGGTCCCTGAAAGAGACAGAGGCACCCCAGTTCTGAGCTTCCAAGAGGCTCTTGGGGGGCACTGTTGAGGAAGAGGAACTGTGGCGGGGAGCGTGGGCAGGACCGTGCTGGTCTCCAGGGAATCACCCTGACGGCTGGGTCCTAAGCGTTACTTCTGGATCCGCCGGGCCAGGTATGACTTTGCAACTGAAGCTGAAGGAGTCTTTTCTGAGAAATTCCTCCTATGAGTCCAGTTTCCTGGAATTGCTTGAAAAGGTAATTCTTTGGGAGGGGGAAATGATGGGGCTGTGTGTTTGTGAGTCAGTTTGAGCCTCTCTGCTGAGGTCTGGCCGCCTCCATGGTGGGAGtggagagctttttttttcttgacagtctccttctgtcgccaggctggagcgcagtggcgcgatctcagctcactgcaacctctgcctcctgagctcaagcaattctcctgcctcagcctcccaagtagctgggactacaggggccaccactacatccagctaatttttgtatttttaatcgagatggggttttgccacattggccagaatggtcttgatctcttgaccttgtgatctgccagccttggacttccaaagtgctgggattacaggcgtgagccacccagccaGGTCAAGGGAGCTCTCTTACATCTCGCCCTTTAACCCTTTGTTCCCAGCTTtgcctcctcctccatctcccttCAGGGACCAACATCACCCTCCACCATGCAAGATCCCAACACCATGTTGTCTGCAACACATGAGAGCCATTGAAGTCTGTGTTCTTCTTGGCCTGGGCTTTTGGGCCGGGGGTACAAGGGGCGGGCCCTGACCCTGTATTTCAGCAAGCCCCCATCCTGCTGAGTGGCaacaaataaaattcagtatGCCGAATTCAGTAACTTGCTTGACTCTGTGGGTCCCTGAGCACAGAGCTGGCAGGAAGAGGGGGTTGGGTGCTCAAGTCTCTGACTGTCCCCCTGCTGAGCAGAGGGTTCCAGGGATGGACACTCTCCCCCTCAACACCAGTGTCACAGGCCTAGAAGGTATCTGGGGAAGTTGTTTGGGGACACTCACACACCGCATACATATACGcatgcacatgaacacacactGAGTTGAGATCttcagagcacctgggaataaaGAGAAGCAGCATTTACTGAAGTCCTGCTTTTCTCCTGCTTCCCTATTTTGATGATTGCAGCAGTCTTGAATGTGACAAAGGTACCATTATcctactttacagataaggaaattgaagctcagagagggcaaGTCACTCTCCTGAGGTCTCATAGCAGTGGAGAAGTCAGGTACCAGACAGATGTCTTGGTTTAAGCAAGATTTTAATTTCATCTCCCTTTACTTAAGCTTTGGGGCTGGGAGGTTCAAaaccaaacagagatataggcaGAACACCCCCAGGTCCCCCAAACCCAAGGACCCACGCAGGTAATCAGGGTAGGAGGTTGGGGGGCACTCAGGTGAGAGATGAGGGGTTCGGCTTGTGAGAGGATGGCCAGCCAGGTGCAAGTGGTGGGGAGGTGCAAGTGGTGGCCAGGTGCAAGCCGAGCCCATGCTGGGCCACGTGAGCATGAGGCCACACAGGCCACAAGGGGCCACACGTGAATCCCGGGCATGTTTCTTATACTCTTAAAGCCTCCATTTCTTCACTCACAAAATGGGGACAAGGATGGTACCTGCTTCAGGGTGACACGTCTTCCACCAGGTTACTTAAGGGTGTATGCTGCTGCTGCCTGACTCCTGAAGGCCAGGTGATGAGCCAAGGTCACGGTGCCTGGCCAAGGAGCAGGTGTCCCTGATAACCCAAACATCATGGAGAGTATCTGGGAACCCATCAAGGAAAGCAGTCGCGTCACGCACACACAGTAGGCAAAGAGTCAGAAAATTAGCTTGAAAGCAGCTTTGGGGTGGGAGGCAGCACAGATCTCTAAAGCTGTCCTGCTGCCATCCAGGAGTGGCCCTGTGTGTAAGTCCTAAAATATTCATCTACTCACCAAGCTGGACTTCTCAGAGCTACTCTTCGGCCTCTGAGCTCCCTCCCAGTTTGGGGGaaggtgtttcttttttcttttttcttttttttttttaacacaattcTGAGTTTTTCTCATTATACCTGCACCATCAGATTCTTGTGAGGATCACAGGGGTAAGCTACTTAGGGACGTGCCACAGCCTGTCTTATAGGATGTTGGCAGGATG from the Saimiri boliviensis isolate mSaiBol1 chromosome 4, mSaiBol1.pri, whole genome shotgun sequence genome contains:
- the SFTA2 gene encoding surfactant-associated protein 2, producing MLRLEWGVESRPGKERPPGLQCLLHPRSAVATMGSGLPLVFLLTLLGSSHGTGMTLQLKLKESFLRNSSYESSFLELLEKLCLLLHLPSGTNITLHHARSQHHVVCNT